GGTTTGCGCTCGCCCTTTTCCACCGCCGCTTCGACCTTCTTCAGTAGGTGAAGATCGATAAAAGGACCTTTTTTCAGAGAACGTGGCACTGTCGTATCCCTCTATTTACTTGCGACGACGGACGATCATGTTGTCGGTGCGCTTGTTAGCACGGGTTTTCGCGCCCTTGGTCGGGAAGCCCCATGGCGACACCGGATGACGACCACCGGAGGTACGACCCTCACCACCACCGTGCGGGTGATCAACCGGGTTCATGGCAACACCACGAACGGTCGGACGAACACCGCGCCAGCGCTTGGCACCGGCCTTACCCAGCGAACGCAGGCTGTGCTCGGAGTTCGAGACTTCGCCCAGGGTCGCACGGCACTCGGACAGGACTTTGCGCATTTCGCCGGAGCGCAGACGCAGAGTCACATAGGCACCTTCACGAGCGACCACCTGAGCGGAAGCGCCAGCGGAACGAGCGATCTGAGCACCTTTACCCGGTTTCAGCTCGATACCGTGAACGGTCGAACCTACCGGAATGTTGCGCAGCTGCAGGCTGTTGCCCGACTTGATCGGAGCCATGATGCCCGCAATCAGCTGGTCGCCAGCAGATACGCCCTTCGGAGCGATGATGTAGCGACGTTCGCCGTCAGCGTATTTCAGCAGAGCGATGTGAGCAGTACGGTTCGGATCGTATTCCACGCGCTCGACGGTGGCAGGGATGCCATCCTTGTCGTTGCGACGGAAGTCGACCAGACGGTAATGCTGTTTATGACCACCACCGATATGACGGGTGGTAATACGGCCATTGTTGTTACGACCACCGGACTTCGACTTTTTCTCGAGCAGCGGAGCGTACGGAGCGCCTTTGTGCAGCTCCTGATTGACCACCTTGACCACAAAACGGCGGCCAGCGGAAGTCGGTTTGCATTTAACGATTGCCATGATGCACCCCTTCCTTACTCAGCACTGCTGGTGAAATCGAGTTCTTGGCCCGGCTGAAGGGAGATAACTGCCTTCTTCCAGTCGTTACGCTTGCCCAGACCGCGAGCGGTGCGCTTGCTCTTACCCAGAACGTTCTGAGTAGTAACACGCTCAACCTTCACGCCGAACAGGCCTTCGACAGCCTTCTTGATTTCCAGCTTGGTCGCATCGGTAGCGACTTTGAAAACGAACTGACCTTGCTTGTCAGCCAGAACCGTGGCCTTCTCGGAGATGTGCGGGCCAAGCAGCACTTTGAATACGCGTTCCTGGTTCATCCCAGCAGCTCCTCGAATTTCTTCACGGCCGAAACGGTGACCAGCACCTTCTCGTACGCGATCAGGCTGACCGGATCGGAACCCTGAACGTCACGTACATCAACGTGCGGCAGGTTGCGGGCAGCCAGGTACAGGTTCTCATCGACAGCGTCGGATACGATCAGCACGTCGGTCAGGCCCAGGCCATTGAGTTTGGCCAGCAGAGTCTTGGTCTTCGGCGCATCAACGGCGAAGTCTTCGACTACGACCAGACGGTCGGTACGAACCAGCTCAGCAAGGATGGAGCGCAGAGCTGCGCGGTACATCTTCTTGTTCAGCTTTTGATCATGGTTACGGGTGGACGCTGCGAAGGTCACGCCACCGCCACGCCAGATCGGACCACGAGTGGTACCAGCACGAGCACGACCGGTGCCTTTCTGACGCCACGGGCGCTTGCCGCCACCGGAAACGTCGGAACGGGACTTCTGGCCTTTGGTACCCTGACGGCCGCCAGCCATGTAGGCCACGACTGCTTGGTGAACCAGGGTCTCGTTGAACTCGCCACCGAAGGTCGCATCGGACACTTCGATCGCCTGAGCGCCATTTACATTCAATTGCATCTCAGATTCTCCCCTTACGCCTTGACAGCCGGACGAACGATAACGTCGCCGCCAGTAGCGCCAGGAACGGCACCCTTGACCAGCAGCAGGTTACGCTCGGCGTCTACGCGTACGACTTCCAGGGACTGAACGGTAACGCGCTCGGCACCCAGGTGACCGGACATCTTCTTGCCCTTGAATACGCGACCCGGGGTCTGGCACTGGCCAATGGAACCCGGAACACGGTGGGACACGGAGTTGCCGTGAGTGTTGTCCTGGCCGCGGAAGTTCCAACGCTTGATGGTACCGGCGAAGCCTTTACCTTTGGACTGACCGGTGACATCCACCAGTTGACCAGCTTGGAAAATTTCAGCGTTGATCAGATCGCCAGCCTGGTAGTCGCCTTCTTCAAGACGGAACTCCAGAACGGTACGACCTGCCGCGACGTTCGCCTTGGCGAAGTGGCCAGCTTGAGCTGCTGTGACACGCGAAGCACGACGCTTGCCAACAGTGACTTGCACTGCGCGATAGCCATCGGATTCTTCGGTTTTAAACTGGGTGACGCGATTCGGCTCGATCTCAATGACCGTAACCGGAATGGAGACACCTTCTTCGGTGAAAATACGGGTCATACCCGCTTTACGACCGACTACACCAATAGTCATGTTGTAAACCTCATGAGTGTACGGGGCTTTCACCCGCTATGGCCGCCCATTTCAGAGCGTTACACGACTAAAACCGCCAGGTTTTAGCCGAGGCTGATCTGCACTTCCACGCCTGCCGCAAGGTCGAGCTTCATCAGCGCATCAACGGTTTTATCCGTCGGCTGGACGATGTCCAGAACGCGCTTATGAGTGCGGATTTCGTACTGATCGCGCGCGTCTTTGTTGACGTGCGGGGAGACCAGAACGGTATACCGCTCCTTACGAGTAGGCAGAGGAATCGGACCACGCACCTGAGCACCAGTACGTTTCGCGGTTTCCACGATTTCCTGGGTAGATTGATCGATCAGGCGATGGTCAAAAGCCTTCAACCGAATACGGATTTGTTGGTTTTGCATTTTGACCTCAGATTCCAAGCTGCTAATCCCCACAGACGGACTACGCCCGTTCAAGGGAGGCGCAATTGTACGGATGCCCCCTGGGGGTGTCAACTTTTAACCAATCCAAAAGAAAAGGGCCCCGCAGGGCCCTTTTCTATACCGCGGATCGTTGATTACTCGACGATCTTGGCAACCACGCCAGCACCAACGGTACGACCACCTTCGCGAATTGCGAAGCGCAGGCCGTCTTCCATGGCGATCGGCTTGATCAGGGTGACAACCATTTTGATGTTGTCGCCCGGCATTACCATCTCAACGCCTTCCGGCAGTTCGCACGAACCGGTCACGTCAGTGGTACGGAAGTAGAACTGAGGACGGTAGCCTTTGAAGAACGGGGTGTGACGACCACCTTCTTCTTTGGACAGAACGTATACTTCAGCTTCGAACTTGGTGTGCGGCTTGATGGTGCCCGGCTTGGCCAGAACCTGACCACGCTCGACTTCATCACGCTTGGTGCCGCGCAGCAGCACGCCGCAGTTCTCACCAGCACGACCTTCGTCCAGCAGCTTGCGGAACATCTCAACGCCGGTGCAGGTAGTTTTGGTGGTCGGACGCAGACCAACGATTTCGATTTCTTCCTGGATCTTGACGATACCGCGCTCTACACGACCGGTCACAACAGTACCGCGGCCGGAGATCGAGAATACGTCTTCGATCGGCATCAGGAACGGACGGTCGATGGCACGAACCGGCTCAGGGATGTAGGTATCCAGCGTTTCAACCAGCTTCTTGACGGCAGTGGTGCCCATCTCGTTGGTGTCTTCGCCGTTCAGCGCCATCAGCGCGGAACCGATGATGATCGGAGTGTCGTCACCCGGGAAATCGTAGGTGCTCAGCAGGTCGCGAACTTCCATCTCGACCAGCTCCAGCAGCTCAGCGTCGTCAACCATGTCAGCCTTGTTCAGGAAGACAACGATGTACGGTACGCCAACCTGACGGGACAGCAGGATGTGCTCACGGGTTTGCGGCATGGGGCCGTCGGCAGCCGAGCAGACCAGGATCGCGCCGTCCATCTGGGCAGCACCGGTGATCATGTTCTTCACATAGTCGGCGTGACCCGGGCAGTCAACGTGCGCGTAGTGACGAATGGTGGAATCGTACTCTACGTGCGCAGTGTTGATGGTGATACCACGAGCCTTCTCTTCCGGCGCGCTGTCGATCTTGTCGAAGTCAACACGGGCCGAACCGAATACTTCGGAGCAGACACGGGTCAGAGCAGCGGTCAGAGTGGTCTTACCGTGGTCAACGTGACCGATGGTGCCGACGTTGACGTGCGGTTTGTTACGTTCGAATTTTTCCTTAGCCACGACAGTAAACCTCTTACTTAAAGGGCGGGATTAGCCTTGTTTTTTAACCAGAGCTTCGACGATGTTCGACGGAGCTTCTGCGTACTTGGAGAATTCCATGGAGTAGCTGGCGCGACCCTGGGACATGGAACGAACGTCGGTAGCGTAACCAAACATCTCGCCCAGCGGAACTTCGGCACGGATTACCTTACCGGATACCGAATCTTCCATACCCTGGATCAGACCACGACGACGGTTCAGGTCACCCATCACGTCACCCATGTAGTCCTCAGGAGTTACCACTTCCACCTTCATGATCGGCTCGAGCACCTTGCCGCCGCCCTTTTGGGCCAGCTGCTTGGTCGCCATGGAGGCAGCGATCTTGAACGCCATCTCGTTGGAGTCGACGTCGTGGTAGGAACCATCGAACACGGTAGCCTTCAGGCCGATCAGCGGATAGCCGGCAACGACGCCGTTCTTCATCTGCTCTTCGATACCCTTCTGGATCGCCGGGATGTATTCCTTCGGAACCACACCGCCCACGACTTCGTTGGTGAACACCAGACCTTCGGTGATGTTGCCCTTGTCGTCCACGTCCGGAGTCGAGAAGCGAATCCAGCAGTGACCGAACTGACCGCGACCACCGGACTGACGAACGAACTTGCCTTCGATCTCGACATTGTCCTTGGTGATGGTTTCACGGTAGGAAACCTGCGGCTTACCAATGTTGGCCTCAACGTTGAACTCGCGCTTCATGCGGTCAACGAGAATGTCCAGGTGCAGCTCACCCATACCGGAGATGATGGTCTGACCAGTCTCTTCATCGGTCTTGACGCGGAACGACGGGTCTTCCTGAGCCAGCTTGCCCAGCGCGATACCCATCTTCTCCTGGTCAGCCTTGGTCTTCGGCTCTACAGCTACCGAGATGACCGGCTCCGGGAAGTCCATACGCTCGAGGATGATCGGCTTGTCCGGATCACATAGGGTTTCACCAGTGGTGACGTCCTTCATGCCGATCAGAGCAGCGATGTCGCCAGCGCGTACTTCTTTGATCTCTTCACGCTGGTTGGCGTGCATCTGCACCATACGACCAACACGCTCTTTCTTGCCCTTCACGGAGTTGATGACCGATTGGCCAGACTCCAGAACGCCCGAATAGACACGAACGAAAGTCAGCGTACCGACGAACGGGTCGGTAGCGATCTTGAACGCCAGAGCCGAGAACGGCTCGCTGTCGTCAGCGTGACGCTCGTCTTTCGGCGCTTCGTCACCCTGCTCAATGTGATCCGGATGGATACCCTGAATGGCAGGGATCTCGGTCGGAGCGGGCAGGAAGTCGATGACGGCATCGAGAACCAGGGGAACACCCTTGTTCTTGAACGAGGAGCCGCAGACAGCAGGAACGATCTCGCTTGCCAGAGTACGGGCACGCAGACCAGCCTTGATGTCTTCGACGGACAGATCACCTTCTTCAAGGTACTTGTTCATCAGCTCTTCGTTGGCTTCGGCAGCAGCTTCGACCATGTTCGAGCGCCACTCGTTGGCCAGGTCCACCAGCTCGGCAGGAATCTCTTCCTCACGATAGGTAGTACCCTTGTCGTCATCGTTCCAGTAGATGGCCTTCATCTTGATCAAGTCGACCTGACCAGCGAAGTTCTCTTCCGAACCGATGGCGATCTGAATTGGAACCGGGGTGTGACCCAGACGATTCTTGATCTGACCGACGACGCGCAGGAAGTTGGCACCAGCGCGGTCCATCTTGTTCACGTAGACGATACGCGGAACACCGTATTTGTTGGCCTGACGCCATACGGTTTCGGACTGCGGCTCAACGCCCGAGGTACCGCAGAACACAACGACAGCGCCGTCGAGTACGCGCAGCGAGCGCTCTACTTCGATGGTGAAGTCAACGTGACCGGGGGTATCGATGACGTTTACGCGGTAGTTGTCGTACTGACCAACCGAACCCTTCCAGAACGTGGTGATGGCAGCAGAAGTAATGGTAATACCACGCTCCTGCTCCTGAACCATCCAGTCGGTGGTCGCGGCGCCATCATGCACCTCGCCCATCTTGTGGCTCAGGCCTGTGTAGAACAGGATCCGCTCGGTAGTGGTGGTCTTGCCCGCGTCAACGTGGGCACAGATACCGATGTTACGGTAGCGGTTAATTGCTGTATTACGAGCCATAAAGCCCTCGCAAGGTTAGTGGAGCCGGGATTAGAAGCGGTAGTGCGAGAAAGCCTTGTTGGCTTCAGCCATACGGTGCACGTCTTCACGCTTCTTGACAGCAGCGCCTTTGCCTTCAGCGGCATCCAGCAACTCACCAGCCAGACGCAGAGCCATGGACTTCTCGCCGCGCTTGCGGGCGTAGTCTACGAGCCAGCGCATTGCCAGAGCGTTACGACGGGACGGACGAACTTCGACCGGAACCTGGTAGGTAGCACCGCCTACACGGCGGGACTTGACTTCGACCAGCGGAGCGATGGCGTCGAGAGCTTTCTCGAAGATCTCCAGGGGATCGCTGTTCTTGCGTGCTTTGACAGTGTCCAGAGCACCGTAAACGATGCGCTCGGCCACGGCCTTCTTGCCGCTTTCCATCACGTGGTTCATGAATTTGGCGAGGATCTGGCTTCCGTATTTCGGATCGTCCAGGATCTCACGCTTGGCTGCTACACGACGTCTTGGCATTGATAAGCCCTCAAACGGTCTTCAGGTTAGCTCGGGACCAACGACGAATGCCGCGCCCGACCTTACTCTTATCGACTCAACTAAATAAAAAGGATCAAGCGGCCTTATTTCGGACGCTTGGTACCGTACTTGGAACGACCCTGCTTACGGTCTTTAACGCCGGAGGTATCCAGCGAACCACGCACGGTGTGGTAGCGCACACCCGGAAGGTCTTTTACACGACCGCCACGGATCAGCACGACGCTGTGCTCTTGCAGGTTGTGGCCTTCACCGCCGATGTACGAAGACACTTCGTAGCCGTTGGTCAGACGCACGCGGCACACTTTACGCAGTGCCGAGTTAGGTTTTTTCGGCGTGGTGGTGTACACGCGGGTGCACACGCCACGACGCTGCGGGCAGTTCTGCAGCGCAGGCACGTCGGATTTCTCGACGATACGCTTACGCGGCTGACGTACCAGCTGGTTGATAGTTGCCATCTACTAGCTCCACTGTTGTCTTTCGACGCTTACAAATAAAGATGGCAGAGCCAATCGCCCTGCCAAATTTAGGGGTGCATGAGTCTAAAGAGACTCAAGCCCCCAGTCAAGGCAAAGCCCCGCTAGCGAACTAGCGAGGCTTCGACTCAATTTCCGCTGGAGTTCAGCGCTTCGGTCAGTGCGGCTTCCACCTCACTGGCGCTGACACGTACCGGCTTGTCGGCATCACGCTTGCGCTTGCGCTCGCTGTGATAGGCCAGACCGGTACCGGCCGGAATCAGGCGACCCACGACCACGTTCTCTTTCAGACCACGCAGGTAGTCGCGCTTGCCAGTAACCGCTGCCTCGGTGAGGACGCGAGTGGTTTCCTGGAAGGACGCTGCCGAGATGAACGACTCGGTGGACAGCGACGCCTTGGTGATACCCAGCAGTACGCGGGTGTACTTGGCGACGAATTTGTCCTCTTCAGCCAGACGCTCGTTCTCGCCCAGAACCTGGGTGAGCTCCATCTGGTCGCCCTTGATGAAGGACGAATCGCCGGACTCGGAGATCTCAACCTTACGCAGCATCTGACGCAGGATGGTCTCGATGTGCTTGTCGTTGATCTTCACGCCCTGCAGACGGTAAACGTCCTGGATCTCGTTGACGATGTACTTGGCCAGCGCGCTCACACCCAGCAGACGCAGGATGTCGTGCGGATCGCTCGGGCCGTCGGAGATAACTTCGCCGCGGTTCACTTGTTCGCCTTCGAAGACGTTCAGGTGACGCCACTTCGGAATCAGCTCCTCGTACGGATCGCTGCCATCGGTCGGGGTGATGACCAGACGACGCTTGCCCTTGGTCTCTTTACCGAACGAAATGGTGCCGCTGATTTCCGCCAGGATCGAAGCTTCCTTCGGACGACGGGCTTCGAACAGGTCGGCAACGCGCGGCAGACCACCGGTGATGTCGCGAGTTTTCGAGGTCTCTTGCGGGATACGGGCGATAACGTCACCGACCGCGATCTGCGCACCGTCAGCCACACCGACCAGGGCGTTGGCTGGCAGGAAGTACTGAGCGGGAACGTCGGTACCCGGCAGCAGCAGTTCCTTGCCGTTGGCGTCGACCATCTTGATGGCCGGACGAATGTCCTTGCCAGCAGCCGGACGATCCTTCGGATCGAGAACCTCGATGTTGGTCAGACCGGTCAGTTCGTCGGTCTGGCGCTTGATGGTGATGCCCTCCTCCATGCCGACGAAGGTCACGATACCCTTCATTTCGGTCACGATCGGGTGGGTGTGCGGGTCCCACT
The genomic region above belongs to Pseudomonas sediminis and contains:
- the rplB gene encoding 50S ribosomal protein L2, with translation MAIVKCKPTSAGRRFVVKVVNQELHKGAPYAPLLEKKSKSGGRNNNGRITTRHIGGGHKQHYRLVDFRRNDKDGIPATVERVEYDPNRTAHIALLKYADGERRYIIAPKGVSAGDQLIAGIMAPIKSGNSLQLRNIPVGSTVHGIELKPGKGAQIARSAGASAQVVAREGAYVTLRLRSGEMRKVLSECRATLGEVSNSEHSLRSLGKAGAKRWRGVRPTVRGVAMNPVDHPHGGGEGRTSGGRHPVSPWGFPTKGAKTRANKRTDNMIVRRRK
- the rpsJ gene encoding 30S ribosomal protein S10 → MQNQQIRIRLKAFDHRLIDQSTQEIVETAKRTGAQVRGPIPLPTRKERYTVLVSPHVNKDARDQYEIRTHKRVLDIVQPTDKTVDALMKLDLAAGVEVQISLG
- the rplW gene encoding 50S ribosomal protein L23, whose product is MNQERVFKVLLGPHISEKATVLADKQGQFVFKVATDATKLEIKKAVEGLFGVKVERVTTQNVLGKSKRTARGLGKRNDWKKAVISLQPGQELDFTSSAE
- the rpsG gene encoding 30S ribosomal protein S7 translates to MPRRRVAAKREILDDPKYGSQILAKFMNHVMESGKKAVAERIVYGALDTVKARKNSDPLEIFEKALDAIAPLVEVKSRRVGGATYQVPVEVRPSRRNALAMRWLVDYARKRGEKSMALRLAGELLDAAEGKGAAVKKREDVHRMAEANKAFSHYRF
- the fusA gene encoding elongation factor G, encoding MARNTAINRYRNIGICAHVDAGKTTTTERILFYTGLSHKMGEVHDGAATTDWMVQEQERGITITSAAITTFWKGSVGQYDNYRVNVIDTPGHVDFTIEVERSLRVLDGAVVVFCGTSGVEPQSETVWRQANKYGVPRIVYVNKMDRAGANFLRVVGQIKNRLGHTPVPIQIAIGSEENFAGQVDLIKMKAIYWNDDDKGTTYREEEIPAELVDLANEWRSNMVEAAAEANEELMNKYLEEGDLSVEDIKAGLRARTLASEIVPAVCGSSFKNKGVPLVLDAVIDFLPAPTEIPAIQGIHPDHIEQGDEAPKDERHADDSEPFSALAFKIATDPFVGTLTFVRVYSGVLESGQSVINSVKGKKERVGRMVQMHANQREEIKEVRAGDIAALIGMKDVTTGETLCDPDKPIILERMDFPEPVISVAVEPKTKADQEKMGIALGKLAQEDPSFRVKTDEETGQTIISGMGELHLDILVDRMKREFNVEANIGKPQVSYRETITKDNVEIEGKFVRQSGGRGQFGHCWIRFSTPDVDDKGNITEGLVFTNEVVGGVVPKEYIPAIQKGIEEQMKNGVVAGYPLIGLKATVFDGSYHDVDSNEMAFKIAASMATKQLAQKGGGKVLEPIMKVEVVTPEDYMGDVMGDLNRRRGLIQGMEDSVSGKVIRAEVPLGEMFGYATDVRSMSQGRASYSMEFSKYAEAPSNIVEALVKKQG
- the tuf gene encoding elongation factor Tu; its protein translation is MAKEKFERNKPHVNVGTIGHVDHGKTTLTAALTRVCSEVFGSARVDFDKIDSAPEEKARGITINTAHVEYDSTIRHYAHVDCPGHADYVKNMITGAAQMDGAILVCSAADGPMPQTREHILLSRQVGVPYIVVFLNKADMVDDAELLELVEMEVRDLLSTYDFPGDDTPIIIGSALMALNGEDTNEMGTTAVKKLVETLDTYIPEPVRAIDRPFLMPIEDVFSISGRGTVVTGRVERGIVKIQEEIEIVGLRPTTKTTCTGVEMFRKLLDEGRAGENCGVLLRGTKRDEVERGQVLAKPGTIKPHTKFEAEVYVLSKEEGGRHTPFFKGYRPQFYFRTTDVTGSCELPEGVEMVMPGDNIKMVVTLIKPIAMEDGLRFAIREGGRTVGAGVVAKIVE
- the rplD gene encoding 50S ribosomal protein L4 produces the protein MQLNVNGAQAIEVSDATFGGEFNETLVHQAVVAYMAGGRQGTKGQKSRSDVSGGGKRPWRQKGTGRARAGTTRGPIWRGGGVTFAASTRNHDQKLNKKMYRAALRSILAELVRTDRLVVVEDFAVDAPKTKTLLAKLNGLGLTDVLIVSDAVDENLYLAARNLPHVDVRDVQGSDPVSLIAYEKVLVTVSAVKKFEELLG
- the rplC gene encoding 50S ribosomal protein L3, which translates into the protein MTIGVVGRKAGMTRIFTEEGVSIPVTVIEIEPNRVTQFKTEESDGYRAVQVTVGKRRASRVTAAQAGHFAKANVAAGRTVLEFRLEEGDYQAGDLINAEIFQAGQLVDVTGQSKGKGFAGTIKRWNFRGQDNTHGNSVSHRVPGSIGQCQTPGRVFKGKKMSGHLGAERVTVQSLEVVRVDAERNLLLVKGAVPGATGGDVIVRPAVKA
- the rpsL gene encoding 30S ribosomal protein S12 — protein: MATINQLVRQPRKRIVEKSDVPALQNCPQRRGVCTRVYTTTPKKPNSALRKVCRVRLTNGYEVSSYIGGEGHNLQEHSVVLIRGGRVKDLPGVRYHTVRGSLDTSGVKDRKQGRSKYGTKRPK